A window from Anaerolineae bacterium encodes these proteins:
- a CDS encoding type 1 glutamine amidotransferase produces MAPLSGKRIGVLVEEGFEDLEFWVPVMRLREEGAEVVIIGSGRAEVFRGKHCLEARPDVAAEQVRPEDLDGLVVPGGWAPDKLRRVPAVLDRVRTLDAQGKVIASICHGGWVLISAGIVAGKRATGSRGIRDDLLNAGAIWVDEPAFRDGNLVWGRVVKDIPAFCRELVVALAEG; encoded by the coding sequence ATGGCTCCCTTGTCGGGTAAACGCATTGGCGTTTTGGTGGAAGAGGGTTTCGAAGATCTGGAATTCTGGGTGCCTGTGATGCGCCTGCGGGAGGAAGGTGCCGAGGTCGTCATCATCGGCAGCGGTCGGGCCGAGGTATTTCGCGGCAAGCATTGTCTGGAAGCCCGCCCTGATGTGGCGGCGGAGCAGGTCAGACCCGAGGATCTGGACGGTTTGGTCGTGCCGGGAGGCTGGGCGCCGGACAAACTGCGGCGCGTGCCTGCGGTGTTGGACCGGGTGCGGACGCTGGATGCTCAGGGGAAGGTGATCGCCTCCATCTGCCATGGCGGGTGGGTGCTCATCTCGGCGGGTATTGTGGCCGGCAAACGGGCCACGGGCTCCCGGGGCATCCGGGACGATTTGCTCAACGCCGGAGCCATCTGGGTGGATGAGCCGGCCTTTCGGGACGGCAATCTGGTGTGGGGGCGGGTGGTGAAGGACATCCCGGCTTTCTGCCGCGAATTGGTAGTGGCCCTGGCCGAAGGATAA